Proteins encoded by one window of Micromonospora coxensis:
- a CDS encoding extracellular solute-binding protein: protein MTAHLSRRTLLGLVGAGAGAYLLSACSDDESGDPDGPQTINWWHIQNTEPMLPVWAAMAQEYQSAHSNVTVKIQPLENEAFKAKLTTATQAGDPPDLFQSWGGGVLKQQVDAGLVKDLTDDVEPWIGGLVPAALQPFTIDDRIYGVPFDVGMVGFWYNKDLFARAGITAMPTSWSGVLDVVRKLKAAGIVPIALAGKDKWPGHFYWAYLAMRIGGLGALQQAAKDKNFDTPDFVAAGERLKELVDLQPFQKGFLGAEYGSPDGQAATIGNGGAAMELMGQWAPSVQASSSTSKKGLGDKLGFFPFPAVDGGKGSASEVFGGGNGFAVGKDAPAATVDFLKSLLTADSQRRAAKTGAVLPTVKEAAPAISDPNSKVVAENLANATGFQLYLDQAYPPAVGQQVNDSVAELIAGNKSPAQVVKDVTQVAKSQ, encoded by the coding sequence ATGACAGCGCACCTCTCCCGCAGAACGCTGCTCGGCCTCGTCGGCGCCGGTGCCGGCGCCTACCTGCTCAGCGCCTGCAGCGACGACGAGTCCGGCGACCCGGACGGCCCGCAGACCATCAACTGGTGGCACATCCAGAACACCGAGCCGATGCTGCCGGTGTGGGCGGCGATGGCCCAGGAGTACCAGAGCGCGCACAGCAACGTCACCGTCAAGATCCAGCCGCTGGAGAACGAGGCGTTCAAGGCCAAGCTGACCACCGCCACCCAGGCCGGCGACCCGCCGGACCTCTTCCAGTCCTGGGGCGGCGGCGTGCTCAAGCAGCAGGTGGACGCCGGCCTGGTCAAGGACCTCACCGACGACGTCGAGCCGTGGATCGGTGGCCTGGTGCCCGCCGCCCTGCAACCGTTCACCATCGACGACCGGATCTACGGCGTCCCGTTCGACGTCGGCATGGTCGGCTTCTGGTACAACAAGGACCTCTTCGCCCGCGCCGGCATCACCGCGATGCCGACCAGCTGGTCCGGCGTGCTCGACGTGGTCCGCAAGCTCAAGGCCGCCGGGATCGTCCCGATCGCGCTGGCCGGCAAGGACAAGTGGCCCGGCCACTTCTACTGGGCCTACCTGGCGATGCGCATCGGCGGACTCGGCGCCCTTCAGCAGGCCGCCAAGGACAAGAACTTCGACACCCCCGACTTCGTCGCCGCCGGCGAGCGGCTCAAGGAACTGGTCGACCTGCAACCGTTCCAGAAGGGCTTCCTCGGCGCCGAGTACGGCTCCCCGGACGGGCAGGCCGCCACCATCGGCAACGGCGGCGCGGCCATGGAACTCATGGGCCAGTGGGCGCCGTCGGTGCAGGCGTCCAGCTCCACCAGCAAGAAGGGCCTCGGCGACAAGCTCGGCTTCTTCCCGTTCCCCGCCGTCGACGGGGGCAAGGGCTCCGCGTCGGAGGTGTTCGGCGGCGGCAACGGCTTCGCCGTCGGCAAGGACGCCCCCGCGGCGACCGTCGACTTCCTCAAGTCCCTGCTGACCGCCGACAGCCAGCGCCGGGCCGCCAAGACCGGCGCCGTGCTGCCCACGGTCAAGGAGGCCGCGCCGGCCATTTCCGACCCGAACAGCAAGGTCGTCGCGGAGAACCTGGCCAACGCCACCGGCTTCCAGCTCTACCTCGACCAGGCGTACCCGCCGGCCGTCGGCCAGCAGGTCAACGACAGCGTGGCCGAGCTGATCGCCGGCAACAAGTCACCGGCGCAGGTCGTCAAGGACGTCACCCAGGTGGCGAAGAGCCAGTAG
- a CDS encoding carbohydrate ABC transporter permease yields MTSSSAVSGALRGDAATDPPARGPATARVRGRRPRPSRRATLAAFLTPSLVLFVLLVVAPIAVASYASLYKWNGFGLPENFVGLDNYTRAFADPTFRGDLWRGLVLIVLSLVVQLPVALGLAMLLNQPLKGRSVYRLVFFAPYVLSEVTTAVLFTLVFSPNRGLGETISRWLGADAGAVFGDPDTVLFAVFLVVSWKYFGLYMILFLAARQSIPKELSEAAVTDGASAWQAFRHVTLPLLGPTIRISVFLSVIGTIQLFDMVWVLTGGGPIHASETMAVTMYQYGFRRFEVGYASAISIVMFVLSLVFALFYQRVVMRRDTEGALTNQGDQR; encoded by the coding sequence ATGACCAGTTCATCGGCCGTGTCGGGCGCGTTGCGCGGTGACGCGGCGACCGACCCGCCGGCCCGGGGGCCGGCCACCGCGCGGGTGCGCGGCCGCCGGCCCCGGCCGTCCCGCCGCGCCACTCTCGCGGCCTTCCTGACCCCGTCCCTGGTGCTGTTCGTGCTGCTGGTCGTCGCTCCGATCGCGGTGGCCAGCTACGCCAGCCTGTACAAGTGGAACGGCTTCGGCCTGCCGGAGAACTTCGTCGGGCTGGACAACTACACCCGGGCCTTCGCCGACCCGACCTTCCGGGGCGACCTGTGGCGCGGGCTCGTGCTGATCGTGCTGTCCCTGGTGGTCCAGCTGCCCGTCGCGCTGGGCCTGGCCATGCTGCTCAACCAGCCGCTGAAGGGCCGTAGCGTCTACCGGCTGGTCTTCTTCGCCCCGTACGTGCTCTCCGAGGTCACCACGGCCGTCCTGTTCACCCTGGTGTTCTCGCCGAACCGGGGGCTGGGGGAGACGATCTCCCGGTGGCTGGGGGCCGACGCCGGCGCGGTCTTCGGTGACCCGGACACCGTGCTGTTCGCCGTCTTCCTGGTGGTGTCCTGGAAGTACTTCGGCCTGTACATGATCCTCTTCCTGGCCGCCCGGCAGAGCATCCCCAAGGAGCTGTCCGAGGCCGCCGTCACCGACGGCGCCAGCGCCTGGCAGGCCTTCCGCCACGTCACCCTGCCGCTGCTCGGGCCGACGATCCGGATCAGCGTGTTCCTGTCGGTGATCGGCACCATCCAGCTGTTCGACATGGTCTGGGTGCTCACCGGCGGCGGCCCGATCCACGCCTCGGAGACCATGGCCGTGACGATGTACCAGTACGGCTTCCGCCGCTTCGAGGTCGGCTACGCCAGCGCGATCAGCATCGTCATGTTCGTCCTGAGCCTCGTCTTCGCCCTCTTCTACCAGCGCGTCGTCATGCGCCGGGACACCGAGGGCGCGCTCACCAACCAAGGAGACCAGCGATGA
- a CDS encoding carbohydrate ABC transporter permease, which yields MTGTANPALRTRRLVLHLVCIAVGALIVVPVWFGVLGGFKDNGQLSTNPLGWPDPWVPGNYTGILGSGVFWRQLGNSVLIALSSTIVVVGAAAMAAFVFARFAFRGRELLFTLFAIGLMFPFAVAILPLFVLLRGMGLLDNPLGVILPQAAFGLPITIVILRQFFRTIPGEVEEAATLDGCSPLGFFWRILLPMARPALATVSVLALVSSWNNFMLPLVVFTDQSWWTLPVGVQAFQGQYADDTARVLAYVVLSMLPALGFYAVAERQLIGGLAGSVKG from the coding sequence ATGACCGGCACGGCGAACCCGGCCCTGCGGACCCGCCGGCTCGTGCTGCACCTCGTCTGCATCGCCGTCGGCGCGCTCATCGTCGTACCGGTCTGGTTCGGGGTGCTCGGCGGCTTCAAGGACAACGGGCAGCTCTCCACCAACCCCCTCGGCTGGCCGGATCCGTGGGTGCCCGGCAACTACACCGGCATCCTCGGCTCCGGGGTGTTCTGGCGGCAGCTCGGCAACAGCGTCCTCATCGCGCTGTCCAGCACGATCGTCGTGGTCGGCGCGGCGGCGATGGCGGCCTTCGTCTTCGCCCGCTTCGCCTTCCGGGGTCGGGAACTGCTGTTCACCCTGTTCGCGATCGGGCTGATGTTCCCGTTCGCGGTGGCCATCCTGCCGCTGTTCGTGCTGCTGCGCGGCATGGGCCTGCTGGACAACCCGCTCGGGGTGATCCTGCCCCAGGCCGCCTTCGGCCTGCCGATCACCATCGTCATCCTGCGTCAGTTCTTCCGCACCATCCCCGGCGAGGTCGAGGAGGCCGCCACCCTCGACGGGTGCAGCCCGCTCGGGTTCTTCTGGCGCATCCTGCTGCCGATGGCCCGTCCGGCCCTGGCCACCGTCTCGGTGCTGGCCCTGGTGAGCAGTTGGAACAACTTCATGCTCCCGCTCGTGGTGTTCACCGACCAGAGCTGGTGGACCCTCCCGGTCGGGGTGCAGGCGTTCCAGGGCCAGTACGCCGACGACACCGCCCGGGTGCTCGCCTACGTGGTGCTGTCCATGCTGCCCGCCCTCGGCTTCTACGCGGTGGCCGAACGCCAGCTCATCGGCGGTCTGGCCGGCAGCGTCAAGGGCTGA
- a CDS encoding LacI family DNA-binding transcriptional regulator, protein MIARLAGVSVPTVSRVLNGRSDVAPQTRERVEDLLSRHGYRRRPPSRRTSSALIDLVFNDLDSPWAVEIIRGVEDVAHSSGAGTVVSAIHRRTSSAKQWLDNMRTRSTEGVIFVTSMVEPPLQAELRRLRLPVVIVDPAGVAPQDAPTIGATNWEGSLRANQYLLGLGHRRIGFIAGPPQLMCSRARMDGYRAALEAAGITIDDALIRPGNFYHEAGYTAGTHLLALPDPPTAIFASSDQMALGVYEAVRKRGLRVPDDISVVGFDDLPEVRWCSPPLTTIRQPLAEMGMLAARTVLRLAQGEKIESPRVELATDLVIRDSAAPPRAR, encoded by the coding sequence ATGATCGCGCGTTTGGCCGGCGTCTCCGTGCCCACGGTCTCCCGGGTCCTCAACGGCCGGTCCGACGTCGCCCCGCAGACCCGGGAACGCGTCGAGGACCTGCTCTCCCGGCACGGCTACCGCCGCCGCCCGCCGAGCAGGCGCACCAGCTCCGCCCTGATCGACCTGGTCTTCAACGACCTCGACAGCCCGTGGGCGGTGGAGATCATCCGTGGGGTGGAGGACGTGGCGCACAGCAGCGGCGCGGGCACCGTCGTCTCCGCGATCCACCGGCGTACCTCCTCGGCCAAGCAGTGGCTCGACAACATGCGTACCCGCTCCACCGAGGGGGTCATCTTCGTGACCTCCATGGTGGAGCCGCCGTTGCAGGCCGAGCTGCGCCGGCTCCGCCTGCCGGTGGTCATCGTCGACCCGGCCGGGGTGGCCCCGCAGGACGCGCCGACCATAGGCGCGACCAACTGGGAGGGCAGCCTCCGCGCCAACCAGTACCTGCTCGGCCTCGGTCACCGCCGGATCGGCTTCATCGCCGGCCCACCGCAGCTGATGTGCAGCCGGGCCCGGATGGACGGCTACCGCGCCGCCCTCGAAGCCGCCGGCATCACCATCGACGACGCCCTGATCCGCCCCGGCAACTTCTACCACGAGGCCGGGTACACCGCCGGCACGCACCTGCTGGCGCTGCCCGACCCGCCGACCGCCATCTTCGCCTCCAGCGACCAGATGGCGCTCGGCGTCTACGAGGCGGTCCGCAAGCGGGGCCTGCGGGTGCCCGACGACATCAGCGTGGTCGGCTTCGACGACCTGCCCGAGGTCCGGTGGTGCTCGCCTCCGCTCACCACGATCCGCCAGCCGCTGGCCGAGATGGGCATGCTGGCCGCCCGTACCGTGCTGCGCCTGGCCCAGGGCGAGAAGATCGAGAGCCCGCGCGTCGAACTCGCCACCGACCTCGTCATCCGCGACAGCGCCGCCCCGCCCCGGGCACGGTGA